In the genome of Pan troglodytes isolate AG18354 chromosome 15, NHGRI_mPanTro3-v2.0_pri, whole genome shotgun sequence, one region contains:
- the LOC452895 gene encoding PDZ and LIM domain protein 1-like: MTTQQLVLQGPGPWGFRLVGVKDFEQPLTISRVTPGSKVALANLCIRDVITAIDGENSSNMTHLEAQNRIKGCKDNMTLTVARSKHKVWSPLVTEEEKCRPYKMNLASEPQEVLHIGSAHNRSSMPFTTSPASSTNARVITNQYNNPAGLYSSENISNFNNALESDCYQRGGGEHAQPPISLVIDKESEVCKMLQEKRELNEPPKQSVSFLVLQKILESEEKEDPNKPSGFRSVKGPVTKVAALIGNAQKLPMCDKCGPGIVGVFVKLWDRHRHPECYLCTDCCTNLKQRGHFFVEDQIYCEKHAWE, encoded by the coding sequence ATGACCACCCAGCAGCTCGTCCTCCAGGGCCCGGGCCCGTGGGGCTTCCGTCTCGTGGGTGTCAAGGACTTCGAGCAGCCTCTCACCATTTCCCGGGTCACTCCTGGAAGCAAGGTGGCTCTAGCTAATTTATGTATCAGAGATGTAATCACAGCCATTGATGGGGAAAATTCTAGCAATATGACGCACTTGGAAGCTCAGAACAGAATCAAAGGCTGCAAAGACAACATGACTCTCACTGTAGCCAGATCCAAACATAAAGTCTGGTCTCCTCTGGTGACGGAGGAAGAGAAGTGTCGTCCATACAAGATGAATTTAGCCTCTGAACCCCAGGAGGTCCTGCACATAGGAAGCGCCCACAACCGAAGTTCCATGCCCTTTACCACCTCGCCTGCCTCCAGCACTAACGCCAGGGTCATCACAAACCAGTACAACAACCCAGCTGGCCTCTACTCTTCTGAAAATATATCCAACTTCAACAACGCCCTGGAGTCAGACTGCTACCAGCGGGGTGGAGGCGAACATGCTCAGCCTCCAATCAGCCTTGTCATTGACAAAGAATCTGAAGTTTGCAAGATGCTTCAGGAGAAACGGGAGTTGAATGAGCCCCCAAAACAGTCTGTGTCTTTTCTGGTTTTGCAGAAAATCCTGGAGTCTGAAGAAAAAGAGGATCCCAACAAGCCCTCAGGATTCAGAAGTGTTAAAGGTCCTGTCACTAAAGTGGCTGCATTGATTGGAAATGCTCAGAAGTTGCCTATGTGTGACAAATGTGGCCCTGGAATTGTCGGTGTGTTCGTGAAGCTGTGGGACCGTCACCGCCATCCCGAGTGTTACTTGTGCACTGACTGTTGCACCAACCTGAAACAGAGGGGCCATTTCTTTGTGGAGGATCAAATCTACTGTGAGAAGCATGCCTGGGAGTGA